The following DNA comes from Rhizobium rhizoryzae.
GTGGCGACGGCGGCAGCGACGGCTTGTGCCGCTCCTGCCAGTGTCTGAGATCCAGACATTGCGTCTCCTGTGGAGTTTGCCTCGGGTTGAGGCGTTTGCGGGATGGACGCGCTTGCGTCCGGCTCATCCACGACCAGGTCGTGGACATGGGTTTGCACTCCGGTGCCAACGGCAAGCCGGATTGCAGATAGAAGACTGGCCATGAGGTTAACTCCTGTTGACTTCCTTCACGAAGGCGTCGAACGCCTCGAGAGGATCGGCGATCGCGTCGACCAGGCCGAGTGAGAGCGCTTGGCTCGCGTCAAAGACGCCAGCTTCCGTGGCAAGCGCCTTAGCTTTGGTGATTTTTCCGCGCCGACCTTTGGCAACGGCTTCCGCGAAATCCTGCCGCATCGCTTCCGCCTGCGCTCGCCATTTAGCAGCAAGGTCTGCATTGAGCGGCTCGTAAGGATTCCCGTCTGCCTTCTGCTTGCCAGCGCGAATAATGGTCAGGTGGATTCCGGCATTGTCGAGCGCCTGGCTGTAATCAGCATGGATCATGATCACGCCGATCGAGCCTGCACCGCCGTAGCGAGGAATGACGATCTGCCGCGCCTGGGAGGCGAGCAGATAACCGGCCGAGTAGGCAAAATCCGTCAGGATCGAGATCGTAGGTTTTTCAGCAGAAAGACGCGCTAGATCGCGTGCCGTCTCGAAACCGCCATTGACCTCGCCGCCGTAGCTGTCGACTTCGTAGACGACGCCTTTGACCTCTCTCGATTGCCGGGCCATGGCGATTTGCGCTTGCAGACCCTGATAGGAGGTCTCGCCCGAATTGCTTCCAACCCAACCGCCTTTATGCACCAGTGTGCCCTCGATCGGAATGATCGCTACGCCCCCGATCATATCAAAGGGCAGGAGATTGTTGCGGCTGTAGGCGCGCTCGATGCGATTCCCGATCTTTCCCGCCAAGGGGCGGCCATTGCCTCCTGCAATATGATCAACCGCGCCTGCGGGATTGTTGAGGACAATCGTATCACCAGCGATGCGGCTGCCGAGGCCATGGAGGAAAGCCTCAGCCTTTCGTTCGTCGTACATCAGCGGCGTGTTGTACACGCGCTGCGCGACCTGGGCGTAACGGAAGCTCATGGGCTCTCCTTAAAAATGGAATTGCCAGCGCCGCCCACAGGTGCGCTGGCCTCGGGTCTCAGCGCAGAGACGCTCGTATCGCTGGATGTCTTGTTCCAGCAGGGCAGGCTTGGCAGGCGTGAAGCGCACTGTCTCCCTTGTGCTGGGCGACTGGATCGAGAACTCCTCGACGTTTTCGCCAGCACCGATTTTTGTCCGCACCAAGCGCAGCGCGTTGAGCACCTGGCACGGATCTTCGATATCAACGGTGATGCCGCCGATCTTTTGCAAAGTGGGCATGGTGCTTTACGCCTTCTGCTTTTTGCGCTGGTTGTCGTTCTGCTCTGTCGCAGAAGGCCTGCTGCCAAACCCGCGCTCAAGCGGGCTTTGCATACCAGCGTCCTTATATCGCTGGTGCCATCGGACACGGCTTTCGAAGACTTCCTCTGGATCCTGCCCCAGCTCGGCGCATTCGGCTTCGAACGTTGAGGTGCCGTTCGCCAATCTCTCGCTCGCAGCGCGAGCCCGCTTTTCGTCATCTGCCGTGGGCTTGGATGGCCCATGGCAGATGGCGTAGTTGATCGCGTCACGGTTAGCCCGATAGACCTCGATGCCACCCTTGAACGGGATTTCACCTTCCTCGATCATTTCATCGAGCCAGCTGTCATAGGGCAGCAGGACATGCGGTGAAGCAATCCGATCGGTACGGCGCTGCGCCAAAGGCCAGAGCGAGGAATTCTCCATATTCGTCGAGGCATAGGTCGCGTCGGAATAATCCCCGGTGTAGCCTCCGTTGGAAACACCAAGAGCGCGAG
Coding sequences within:
- a CDS encoding S49 family peptidase; amino-acid sequence: MSFRYAQVAQRVYNTPLMYDERKAEAFLHGLGSRIAGDTIVLNNPAGAVDHIAGGNGRPLAGKIGNRIERAYSRNNLLPFDMIGGVAIIPIEGTLVHKGGWVGSNSGETSYQGLQAQIAMARQSREVKGVVYEVDSYGGEVNGGFETARDLARLSAEKPTISILTDFAYSAGYLLASQARQIVIPRYGGAGSIGVIMIHADYSQALDNAGIHLTIIRAGKQKADGNPYEPLNADLAAKWRAQAEAMRQDFAEAVAKGRRGKITKAKALATEAGVFDASQALSLGLVDAIADPLEAFDAFVKEVNRS